In a single window of the Bos taurus isolate L1 Dominette 01449 registration number 42190680 breed Hereford chromosome 23, ARS-UCD2.0, whole genome shotgun sequence genome:
- the GTPBP2 gene encoding GTP-binding protein 2 isoform X1 produces the protein MDSRVSELFGGCCRPGGGPAVGGTLKARGAGGGSSCGGPKGKKKNGRNRGSKANNPPYLPPEAEDGNIEYKLKLVNPSQYRFEHLVTQMKWRLQEGRGEAVYQIGVEDNGLLVGLAEEEMRASLKTLHRMAEKVGADITVLREREVDYDSDTPRKITEVLVRKVPDNQQFLDLRVAVLGNVDSGKSTLLGVLTQGELDNGRGRARLNLFRHLHEIQSGRTSSISFEILGFNSKGEVVNYSDSRTAEEICESSSKMITFIDLAGHHKYLHTTIFGLTSYCPDCALLLVSANTGIAGTTREHLGLALALKVPFFIVVSKVDLCAKTTVERTVRQLERVLKQPGCHKVPMLVTSEDDAVTAAQQFAQSPNITPIFTLSSVSGESLDLLKVFLNILPPLTNSKEQEELMQQLTEFQVDEIYTVPEVGTVVGGTLSSGICREGDQLVVGPTDDGCFLELRVCSIQRNRSACRVLRAGQAATLALGDFDRSLLRKGMVMVSPEMNPTICSVFEAEIVLLFHATTFRRGFQVTVHVGNVRQTAVVEKIHAKLLINCYEGRLQSP, from the exons ATGGACTCGCGGGTATCGGAGCTGTTCGGCGGCTGCTGCCGGCCCGGAGGGGGCCCGGCCGTGGGCGGAACCCTCAAGGCTAGGGGCGccggcggcggcagcagctgcGGTGGCCcgaaggggaagaaaaagaacgGAAGGAACAGAGGGAGCAAAGCAAACAACCCCCCGTACCTGCCCCCCGAG GCTGAAGATGGAAACATCGAATATAAA CTGAAGCTGGTGAATCCATCCCAGTATCGTTTTGAGCACCTGGTGACCCAGATGAAGTGGCGGCTCCAGGAGGGCCGTGGTGAGGCCGTCTACCAGATTGGGGTAGAGGACAATGGGCTGCTGGTGGGGCTGGCTGAGGAGGAGATGCGGGCTTCCCTCAAGACCCTGCACCGGATGGCAGAGAA AGTCGGGGCAGACATCACTGTTCTCCGGGAGCGAGAAGTGGACTATGATAGCGACACACCCCGGAAGATCACCGAGGTGCTAGTACGAAAGGTTCCTGACAACCAACAG TTCCTGGACCTCCGTGTGGCTGTCCTGGGGAATGTGGACTCAGGGAAGTCAACTCTGCTTGgagtcctgacccagggagagcTGGACAATGGGCGGGGCCGGGCTCGGCTCAACCTTTTCCGCCACCTGCATGAGATTCAATCCGGCCGGACCTCCAGCATCAGCTTTGAGATCCTGGGCTTTAACAGCAAGGGAGAG GTGGTGAATTACAGTGACTCACGGACGGCAGAAGAGATCTGTGAGAGCAGCTCCAAGATGATCACCTTCATCGACCTGGCAGGCCACCACAAGTACCTGCACACCACCATCTTCGGCCTCACCTCCTACTGCCCCGACTGCGCCCTGCTCCTCGTCAGTGCAAACACTGGGATCG CTGGCACCACACGGGAACACCTGGGGCTGGCACTGGCCCTGAAAGTGCCCTTCTTCATCGTGGTCAGCAAGGTGGACCTGTGTGCCAAGACCACCGTGGAGAGGACAGTACGCCAGCTAGAGCGGGTCCTCAAGCAGCCTGGCTGCCACAAGGTTCCCATGCTGGTCACTTCCGAGGACGATGCCGTTACTGCTGCACAGCAGTTTGCCCAGTCCCCCAA CATCACCCCTATCTTCACACTGTCCAGTGTGTCTGGAGAAAGCCTGGACCTGCTCAAAGTCTTTCTGAATATTTTGCCTCCACTCACCAATAGCAAAGAGCAGGAGGAGCTCATGCAGCAGCTGACAGAGTTCCAG GTGGATGAAATCTACACGGTACCAGAAGTGGGCACAGTTGTTGGAGGGACGCTTTCCAG TGGGATTTGCCGTGAGGGGGACCAGCTGGTGGTGGGCCCCACGGATGACGGCTGCTTCCTGGAGCTCAGAGTTTGCAGCATCCAACGCAACCGCTCTGCCTGTCGTGTGCTGCGAGCTGGTCAGGCCGCTACGCTGGCCCTCGGAGACTTTGACAGATCTCTCCTTCGCAAG GGCATGGTGATGGTGAGCCCAGAGATGAATCCCACCATCTGCTCAGTGTTCGAGGCAGAGATAGTCCTGCTGTTCCATGCCACCACCTTCCGGCGAGGCTTCCAGGTGACAGTTCATGTGGGCAACGTACGCCAGACAGCAGTGGTGGAGAAGATCCATGCCAAG CTGCTCATAAACTGCTATGAgggaaggctgcagtcaccatga
- the GTPBP2 gene encoding GTP-binding protein 2, with protein MDSRVSELFGGCCRPGGGPAVGGTLKARGAGGGSSCGGPKGKKKNGRNRGSKANNPPYLPPEAEDGNIEYKLKLVNPSQYRFEHLVTQMKWRLQEGRGEAVYQIGVEDNGLLVGLAEEEMRASLKTLHRMAEKVGADITVLREREVDYDSDTPRKITEVLVRKVPDNQQFLDLRVAVLGNVDSGKSTLLGVLTQGELDNGRGRARLNLFRHLHEIQSGRTSSISFEILGFNSKGEVVNYSDSRTAEEICESSSKMITFIDLAGHHKYLHTTIFGLTSYCPDCALLLVSANTGIAGTTREHLGLALALKVPFFIVVSKVDLCAKTTVERTVRQLERVLKQPGCHKVPMLVTSEDDAVTAAQQFAQSPNITPIFTLSSVSGESLDLLKVFLNILPPLTNSKEQEELMQQLTEFQVDEIYTVPEVGTVVGGTLSSGICREGDQLVVGPTDDGCFLELRVCSIQRNRSACRVLRAGQAATLALGDFDRSLLRKGMVMVSPEMNPTICSVFEAEIVLLFHATTFRRGFQVTVHVGNVRQTAVVEKIHAKDKLRTGEKAVVRFRFLKHPEYLKVGAKLLFREGVTKGIGHVTDVQAIAAGEAQANMGF; from the exons ATGGACTCGCGGGTATCGGAGCTGTTCGGCGGCTGCTGCCGGCCCGGAGGGGGCCCGGCCGTGGGCGGAACCCTCAAGGCTAGGGGCGccggcggcggcagcagctgcGGTGGCCcgaaggggaagaaaaagaacgGAAGGAACAGAGGGAGCAAAGCAAACAACCCCCCGTACCTGCCCCCCGAG GCTGAAGATGGAAACATCGAATATAAA CTGAAGCTGGTGAATCCATCCCAGTATCGTTTTGAGCACCTGGTGACCCAGATGAAGTGGCGGCTCCAGGAGGGCCGTGGTGAGGCCGTCTACCAGATTGGGGTAGAGGACAATGGGCTGCTGGTGGGGCTGGCTGAGGAGGAGATGCGGGCTTCCCTCAAGACCCTGCACCGGATGGCAGAGAA AGTCGGGGCAGACATCACTGTTCTCCGGGAGCGAGAAGTGGACTATGATAGCGACACACCCCGGAAGATCACCGAGGTGCTAGTACGAAAGGTTCCTGACAACCAACAG TTCCTGGACCTCCGTGTGGCTGTCCTGGGGAATGTGGACTCAGGGAAGTCAACTCTGCTTGgagtcctgacccagggagagcTGGACAATGGGCGGGGCCGGGCTCGGCTCAACCTTTTCCGCCACCTGCATGAGATTCAATCCGGCCGGACCTCCAGCATCAGCTTTGAGATCCTGGGCTTTAACAGCAAGGGAGAG GTGGTGAATTACAGTGACTCACGGACGGCAGAAGAGATCTGTGAGAGCAGCTCCAAGATGATCACCTTCATCGACCTGGCAGGCCACCACAAGTACCTGCACACCACCATCTTCGGCCTCACCTCCTACTGCCCCGACTGCGCCCTGCTCCTCGTCAGTGCAAACACTGGGATCG CTGGCACCACACGGGAACACCTGGGGCTGGCACTGGCCCTGAAAGTGCCCTTCTTCATCGTGGTCAGCAAGGTGGACCTGTGTGCCAAGACCACCGTGGAGAGGACAGTACGCCAGCTAGAGCGGGTCCTCAAGCAGCCTGGCTGCCACAAGGTTCCCATGCTGGTCACTTCCGAGGACGATGCCGTTACTGCTGCACAGCAGTTTGCCCAGTCCCCCAA CATCACCCCTATCTTCACACTGTCCAGTGTGTCTGGAGAAAGCCTGGACCTGCTCAAAGTCTTTCTGAATATTTTGCCTCCACTCACCAATAGCAAAGAGCAGGAGGAGCTCATGCAGCAGCTGACAGAGTTCCAG GTGGATGAAATCTACACGGTACCAGAAGTGGGCACAGTTGTTGGAGGGACGCTTTCCAG TGGGATTTGCCGTGAGGGGGACCAGCTGGTGGTGGGCCCCACGGATGACGGCTGCTTCCTGGAGCTCAGAGTTTGCAGCATCCAACGCAACCGCTCTGCCTGTCGTGTGCTGCGAGCTGGTCAGGCCGCTACGCTGGCCCTCGGAGACTTTGACAGATCTCTCCTTCGCAAG GGCATGGTGATGGTGAGCCCAGAGATGAATCCCACCATCTGCTCAGTGTTCGAGGCAGAGATAGTCCTGCTGTTCCATGCCACCACCTTCCGGCGAGGCTTCCAGGTGACAGTTCATGTGGGCAACGTACGCCAGACAGCAGTGGTGGAGAAGATCCATGCCAAG GACAAGCTGCGGacaggggagaaggcagtggtacgTTTCCGCTTCCTGAAACACCCAGAGTACCTGAAGGTGGGCGCCAAGCTGCTGTTCCGGGAGGGTGTCACCAAGGGCATCGGCCATGTCACCGATGTGCAAGCCATTGCAGCAGGAGAGGCCCAGGCCAACATGGGCTTCTGA
- the GTPBP2 gene encoding GTP-binding protein 2 isoform X2, which yields MKWRLQEGRGEAVYQIGVEDNGLLVGLAEEEMRASLKTLHRMAEKVGADITVLREREVDYDSDTPRKITEVLVRKVPDNQQFLDLRVAVLGNVDSGKSTLLGVLTQGELDNGRGRARLNLFRHLHEIQSGRTSSISFEILGFNSKGEVVNYSDSRTAEEICESSSKMITFIDLAGHHKYLHTTIFGLTSYCPDCALLLVSANTGIAGTTREHLGLALALKVPFFIVVSKVDLCAKTTVERTVRQLERVLKQPGCHKVPMLVTSEDDAVTAAQQFAQSPNITPIFTLSSVSGESLDLLKVFLNILPPLTNSKEQEELMQQLTEFQVDEIYTVPEVGTVVGGTLSSGICREGDQLVVGPTDDGCFLELRVCSIQRNRSACRVLRAGQAATLALGDFDRSLLRKGMVMVSPEMNPTICSVFEAEIVLLFHATTFRRGFQVTVHVGNVRQTAVVEKIHAKDKLRTGEKAVVRFRFLKHPEYLKVGAKLLFREGVTKGIGHVTDVQAIAAGEAQANMGF from the exons ATGAAGTGGCGGCTCCAGGAGGGCCGTGGTGAGGCCGTCTACCAGATTGGGGTAGAGGACAATGGGCTGCTGGTGGGGCTGGCTGAGGAGGAGATGCGGGCTTCCCTCAAGACCCTGCACCGGATGGCAGAGAA AGTCGGGGCAGACATCACTGTTCTCCGGGAGCGAGAAGTGGACTATGATAGCGACACACCCCGGAAGATCACCGAGGTGCTAGTACGAAAGGTTCCTGACAACCAACAG TTCCTGGACCTCCGTGTGGCTGTCCTGGGGAATGTGGACTCAGGGAAGTCAACTCTGCTTGgagtcctgacccagggagagcTGGACAATGGGCGGGGCCGGGCTCGGCTCAACCTTTTCCGCCACCTGCATGAGATTCAATCCGGCCGGACCTCCAGCATCAGCTTTGAGATCCTGGGCTTTAACAGCAAGGGAGAG GTGGTGAATTACAGTGACTCACGGACGGCAGAAGAGATCTGTGAGAGCAGCTCCAAGATGATCACCTTCATCGACCTGGCAGGCCACCACAAGTACCTGCACACCACCATCTTCGGCCTCACCTCCTACTGCCCCGACTGCGCCCTGCTCCTCGTCAGTGCAAACACTGGGATCG CTGGCACCACACGGGAACACCTGGGGCTGGCACTGGCCCTGAAAGTGCCCTTCTTCATCGTGGTCAGCAAGGTGGACCTGTGTGCCAAGACCACCGTGGAGAGGACAGTACGCCAGCTAGAGCGGGTCCTCAAGCAGCCTGGCTGCCACAAGGTTCCCATGCTGGTCACTTCCGAGGACGATGCCGTTACTGCTGCACAGCAGTTTGCCCAGTCCCCCAA CATCACCCCTATCTTCACACTGTCCAGTGTGTCTGGAGAAAGCCTGGACCTGCTCAAAGTCTTTCTGAATATTTTGCCTCCACTCACCAATAGCAAAGAGCAGGAGGAGCTCATGCAGCAGCTGACAGAGTTCCAG GTGGATGAAATCTACACGGTACCAGAAGTGGGCACAGTTGTTGGAGGGACGCTTTCCAG TGGGATTTGCCGTGAGGGGGACCAGCTGGTGGTGGGCCCCACGGATGACGGCTGCTTCCTGGAGCTCAGAGTTTGCAGCATCCAACGCAACCGCTCTGCCTGTCGTGTGCTGCGAGCTGGTCAGGCCGCTACGCTGGCCCTCGGAGACTTTGACAGATCTCTCCTTCGCAAG GGCATGGTGATGGTGAGCCCAGAGATGAATCCCACCATCTGCTCAGTGTTCGAGGCAGAGATAGTCCTGCTGTTCCATGCCACCACCTTCCGGCGAGGCTTCCAGGTGACAGTTCATGTGGGCAACGTACGCCAGACAGCAGTGGTGGAGAAGATCCATGCCAAG GACAAGCTGCGGacaggggagaaggcagtggtacgTTTCCGCTTCCTGAAACACCCAGAGTACCTGAAGGTGGGCGCCAAGCTGCTGTTCCGGGAGGGTGTCACCAAGGGCATCGGCCATGTCACCGATGTGCAAGCCATTGCAGCAGGAGAGGCCCAGGCCAACATGGGCTTCTGA